A part of Numida meleagris isolate 19003 breed g44 Domestic line chromosome 27, NumMel1.0, whole genome shotgun sequence genomic DNA contains:
- the CBARP gene encoding voltage-dependent calcium channel beta subunit-associated regulatory protein, which translates to PAVPPRYTLTEGDFHHLKNARLTHLHLPPPALKIVTIHECESSENSLAMTPRRPPPKPGLAIFQPPGGPVPQPGHAVCPSSALPGDTYNSTAGGSPATSSDSGEGPSFTAAPRSGKGPIAGGASPGEAPPAPAQGPVLQFFTRLRRHASLDGASPYFRIKKWKLESTQRASSLDTRGSPKRRQFQRQRAASESMDQEDRDPHQTDIIQYIAHTDDVAFHPAGGPFLPSPSSPPPSLGRYFSVDRGDGDGGPCMGVGAGLGRWGPHGXPGEDSPSEAAAPEQRSVGHDIWSLRASLELYAASERSNDQDSVRSDGADSVSSGGAAPCPSSSLDEAEGPEEKLWARPKAEEPEPGTRKLLQMDSGYASIEAPGRGGEEGPPADQTASEKRICFTSAGRKGTIFESFEGREPGEEEEEEEEEEEEEARRGAVGGGPVRSHSPLAWSPYGQMLAGRDAPSPRRDYSIDEKTDALFNAFVRHDPQFDESPPRGKHRSRTHLRKQWQHAKQYSDPGVRYPALERHRTPLRRGDSANSPLDARFHGPLPRIVSAGDEEAAEADAGSAPLPEPEIQVIVEEPGEEHRTGTERGGGEECPGPGRCVGPRPGAELLDKIAGGLEERLYGHLRREAEGMRAETESAVTVAAGDAPPDRSPA; encoded by the exons CCCGCTGTGCCCCCCAGGTACACGCTGACGGAGGGGGATTTCCACCACCTGAAGAACGCTCGCCTGACGCACCTGCACCTCCCGCCGCCCGCCCTCAAGATCGTCACCATCCACGAGTGCGAGTCCAGCGAGAACAGCCTGGCCATGACCCCCCGCCGGCCCCCGCCCAAGCCCGGCCTCGCCATCTTCCAG ccccccGGGGGGCCGGTGCCGCAGCCCGGCCACGCTGTGTGCCCCAGCTCAGCGCTGCCCGGAGACACCTACAACTCCACGGCGGGAGGGAGCCCCGCCACCTCCTCCGACTCCGGGGAGGGCCCTTCG TTCACCGCAGCGCCTCGGAGTGGGAAGGGGCCCATTGCGGGCGGTGCCAGCCCTGGGGAAGCCCCCCCGGCCCCCGCTCAGGGCCCGGTGCTGCAGTTCTTCACCCGCCTGCGCCGGCACGCCAGCCTGGATGGGGCCAGCCCCTACTTCAGGATCAAGAAGTGGAAACTGGAGAGCACCCAGCGGGCATCCAGCCTGGACACGAGAG GGTCCCCCAAGCGCCGTCAGTTCCAGCGGCAGCGTGCGGCCAGCGAGAGCATGGACCAGGAGGACCGCGACCCCCACCAGACCGACATCATCCAGTACATCGCCCACACCGACGACGTCGCCTTCCATCCCGCGGGCGGCCCCTTCCTGccctcccccagcagcccccctCCCTCTCTCGGCAGGTATTTTTCAGTAGATAGAGGGGACGGGGATGGGGGTCCGTGCATGGGG GTGGGCGCCGGGCTGGGGCGGTGGGGACCGCACGGCNAGCCGGGCGAGGACAGCCCCAGCGAGGCGGCGGCCCCGGAGCAGCGCAGCGTCGGCCACGACATCTGGAGCCTGCGCGCCTCGCTGGAGCTGTACGCCGCCTCGGAGCGCAGCAACGACCAGGACTCGGTGCGCAGCGACGGCGCCGACAGCGTCTCGTCGGGCGGCGCGGCCCCCtgcccctcctcctccctggaCGAGGCCGAAGGCCCCGAGGAGAAGCTCTGGGCCCGGCCCAAGGCGGAGGAGCCGGAGCCCGGCACGCGCAAGCTGCTGCAGATGGACAGCGGCTACGCCTCCATCGAGGCGCCGGGCCGGGGGGGCGAGGAGGGGCCGCCCGCGGACCAGACGGCGTCGGAGAAGCGGATCTGCTTCACCAGCGCCGGGCGGAAGGGCACCATCTTCGAGAGCTTCGAGGGCCGCGAGCCcggcgaggaggaggaggaggaggaggaagaagaggaggaggaggcgcggcgcggcgcggtgGGCGGGGGCCCGGTGCGCTCCCACAGCCCCCTGGCCTGGTCCCCGTACGGGCAGATGCTGGCGGGCCGGGACGCGCCGTCGCCGCGGAGGGACTACAGCATCGACGAGAAGACGGACGCGCTGTTCAACGCCTTCGTGCGGCACGACCCGCAGTTCGACGAGTCCCCGCCGCGCGGGAAGCACCGCTCCCGCACGCACCTCCGCAAGCAGTGGCAGCACGCCAAGCAGTACAGCGACCCGGGGGTGCGTTACCCCGCGCTGGAACGGCACCGCACCCCTCTGCGCCGCGGGGACAGCGCCAACTCCCCGCTCGACGCCCGCTTCCACGGGCCGCTGCCCCGCATCGTCAGCGCCGGGGACGAGGAGGCGGCCGAAGCGGACGCCGGTTCCGCTCCGCTGCCCGAACCCGAGATCCAGGTGATCGTGGAGGAACCCGGCGAGGAGCACCGGACCGGGACGGAGCGCGGCGGAGGGGAGGAGTGCCCCGGTCCCGGGCGGTGCGTGGGGCCGCGGCCCGGCGCGGAGCTGCTGGACAAGATCGCGGGCGGCCTCGAGGAGCGGCTGTACGGGCACCTGCGGAGGGAGGCGGAGGGAATGCGGGCGGAGACGGAGAGCGCCGTGACCGTGGCCGCCGGGGACGCGCCCCCAGACCGCAGCCCCGCGTAG